In the genome of Chryseobacterium arthrosphaerae, one region contains:
- a CDS encoding DUF4294 domain-containing protein, translated as MNFSKIICLFIFFFGVSVFGQKDGIVAKPLNQYPPESLKVDEFGNKYYYDEQQKIKVYEINGEPVVVLDELVLVNKPRFNNQLDRNYYYFLNKKLYRVYPLFVTALQQYRDIQKDMTDMDNKAKRKFVRERQNMLADQYEKQLRDLTTTEGQVFAKLMNRATGKNVYEIIKEMRGGWSAFWWNVKGKMADIDLKDRYDPHKNRTDEFVESLLQSNWNSGYLQPYPGANDFKVKK; from the coding sequence ATGAATTTTAGTAAGATTATCTGTCTTTTTATTTTCTTTTTTGGAGTCAGTGTTTTCGGTCAGAAGGATGGTATTGTGGCGAAGCCACTCAACCAGTACCCGCCTGAATCCCTGAAAGTAGACGAATTCGGAAATAAATATTATTACGATGAGCAGCAAAAGATCAAGGTGTACGAAATCAATGGCGAGCCTGTGGTCGTACTGGATGAGCTGGTTTTGGTGAATAAACCGAGATTTAATAACCAACTGGACAGGAATTACTATTATTTCCTGAACAAAAAACTCTACAGGGTCTATCCGTTATTTGTAACTGCATTGCAACAGTACAGGGATATCCAGAAAGATATGACGGATATGGATAACAAGGCCAAAAGAAAATTTGTAAGAGAAAGACAGAATATGCTTGCCGATCAGTATGAAAAACAGCTGAGAGATCTTACCACTACTGAAGGGCAGGTATTTGCAAAGCTGATGAACAGGGCTACAGGGAAAAACGTTTATGAGATCATCAAAGAAATGAGAGGCGGATGGAGCGCCTTCTGGTGGAATGTAAAAGGTAAAATGGCTGATATTGATCTGAAAGACCGCTATGATCCGCATAAGAACAGAACTGATGAATTTGTGGAATCACTGCTTCAGTCTAACTGGAACTCCGGTTATCTGCAGCCTTATCCGGGTGCCAATGATTTTAAAGTAAAGAAATAA
- a CDS encoding NUDIX domain-containing protein, whose product MIDKINIRVYACAVKDKKVLTLFEEYAGEPLMKFPGGGLEYGEGVLECLHREFDEELNVKVEVVEHFYTQENFLVSRFRENEQLLTIYYIVNITNEEDFLILDPCIEKTEWIEIDRPDNPFPLPVDKIVFDKLKEKYL is encoded by the coding sequence ATGATAGACAAGATCAACATTAGAGTGTATGCCTGTGCGGTAAAAGATAAAAAAGTACTGACCTTGTTTGAGGAATATGCCGGTGAACCTTTAATGAAATTTCCGGGAGGCGGTCTGGAGTATGGCGAAGGTGTTCTCGAGTGTCTGCACCGTGAATTTGATGAAGAGCTTAATGTAAAGGTAGAGGTGGTAGAACATTTTTATACCCAGGAAAACTTTCTGGTATCCCGATTCAGAGAAAACGAGCAGCTTCTTACCATCTATTATATTGTGAATATCACCAATGAAGAGGATTTCCTGATCCTGGATCCCTGTATAGAAAAAACAGAATGGATTGAAATAGACAGGCCGGATAACCCTTTTCCCCTTCCTGTAGACAAGATTGTATTTGATAAATTAAAAGAAAAATACCTGTAA